The DNA window TCGCTAAGCTACCCGACCTCGTCCGCCCGAGTGACAGGAATCCGAAAAGCAGGGCAGTCCCAGTCGAGATCGCTAGCACAACCAACAGAACGGGTAAATCGATCCTAAGATCACTTGTCCGCGGGATGCTGGTTGGGTAGGCCCGGATTAGCATCTTCAAGCCAGCGTTGGCCAGCCACAAACCCAGGATGCCACCGGCCCCGGCCATCACCACACCTTCGGTAATCGACTGCCGGAGCAACCGGCCGCGGCTGGCGCCAAGAGAAGTGCGCAGTGCAAACTCGCGGCTGCGTGATCCGGCGCGAGCCATCACCAAGTTTGTAAGATTCGCGCAGACGATCAGCAGAACAAATCCAACGGCGGCCTGCAGAACCCAGATTGCCCGGCTGGCATTTCCAACAATCGCATCCTGGAGCGTCCGCAACCGGAGCGTGTGGTCGATTGAGCGGATAGGGCGCTTGATGGGGACATGGTCCGTCACACCGGCACGATCACCCCAGTTTTCCAGAAATGCGCTCAACTCCGCCTGTGCCGCCTCCGCGCTGGCGCCGTCTTTCCGCCTCGCAACAACGTACAGGACATGCGCTTCGCGTTGCCGCGCCGCATTGGGGTGGAGCCAGAGGGGTAACCAAATCTGGGTGTGATGATCCATCACGTCGGCCCCAGGTGGCATAATGCCAACAATTTCGTGAGGGCGGCCTTCGATTTCCACCTTCTGTCCGATGATTGGCCGTCCTCCAAATCCGGTTCGCCACAGTTCGTGCGAGAGCATTGCGATCGGTGGCGGTAGTGTTCCGGTCCAGCGAGCGGTTTCTTCGTCCCGGAAAAAGCGTCCGTGCTCCGGCTGAATCCTGAGCGCCTTGAGCAAAGGTGCATCGACTGAGATTGAGCGCACCCGCAGAGGGCGATCCCCCGCCGTCAGGTTCACCTCCCCAGTAGTGTATGCGGCACCGCCGGTAGAATAAGCGCCAACATCCGCGAATGACTGGTTCATCTGGCGGAACTCCAGGTACTCTGGCGCGGAGAGTGCAGTTCCAGTTGCTCCCGTGACCGGAGATTCCGCGGTCAGATACATCAATTGATCGGGCTTAGGATAGTCCAGTGGACGCAGGAGCACCCCATGTACGATCGTGAAGATCACAGTGGTGACGCCGAACCCAAGAGCCAACGTGGTAACGACTACGGCAGTGAACCCTAAGCTCTTTGCTAATGATCGAATCGTATGACGGACGTCCCGTACAAAATCTTCAACAAAGTTTACGCTGCGCATATCCCGGCACTCCTCTTTGTATTGCGTGGCGCCTCCGATCGTTCGCCGCGCGGCCCAGCGGGCGGCCTCGGGCGTCATGCCGGATGCAATGTTCTCTTCGATGAGCTGATCCAGGTGGAAAGCAAGTTCGGCTTCAAGCTCGAACTCGACCTTCCGGCGGCGGAACAGCGACCGAAGCCGCAAACGGGCTTTGTCCAAAATCCGCATGGCTAAGCCTCCTGGACCACGACGTTGATGGCCGCCGATAGCCGAACCCAGTTCGCCAATTCCTTTTCCAGTTGTTCTCGTCCCGAAGGCGTCAGCGAGTAGAACTTAGCCATACGCCCGGTCTCAGTCGTCCGCCACTCGGCCTCAATCCAGGCCTGCTGTTCCAGACGGTGTAGCGCCGGGTACAGAGACCCCTGTTGGATCTGGAGAGCATCTTGTGAAACCAGTTGGATGCGCTTGGCAATCGCCCAGCCATGTTTGGGTTCGAGCGAGATGGTCTTGAGAATCAAGAGATCGAGAGTGCCTTGGACAAGATCGGTTGGCTTTGCCATACGCCTAGACTACCAACAATTGTAGATAATCTGAATATCATCCCTCAGGCTGGCCTGAGTGACGGACGACAGGCGTCGAGAGCAAGCAGCTACTTCGATCTTGGCTTTGGTCCATGTTTTCAACTGGAGATCTCGACGTAGTTCGTACGAACCGAAGCCTGGCAGAACGCTGTACTGCACGGAGTGATTGAGTATCGCCTGAGCTTCAGGTTGGGAGTTTCCGGTTCACTCCGCCTTCGGATTCGGGCGTGCCGCCGAGGTCTGATCGATGAAGAACAAGCTATCGTATCGCTCTGTGATCACTTGCTCGAAGATTGTATAGTTCGGCGCGTCCTCATCAAAACGCCCCATGATGTTGCGTGTGGAATGCTTCACGCCGAGCCACTCAGCGACGGGACCAGTTCTCGGGGCACCCCGCAGATCCAGGGCAAACAGCGGTGTGCCGCTCGCTGCCAGCGTGGCATCCAAGCTTCCCGCCGGAAGCGGGCCAACCGTAAAATTCTCCATCCCTCCATTCCTTGCCCCTGCCCGGAACGAGCCCTGGTTGAAAGCAAAGCCAAAGGTGACCAACTTGTCTCCGTACATCTTTCGCAGCACCGCTCCCATGCTGTTATCTGGCCCCGTCATGACGTGAAAATTGTGAGCTGACAGAACGATCTTGGCGCCCTTCGACTGATTGAGAATCCACTTTAGGTTGGCCGCCATGCTCGCGTCGCGCATCGCCATGGATAATGGCCCATTCCTCATGTTGGCGGCCTGCTGGATAAACTGCCGCACAATATGCGCGTTCTGGATCGCCCACTCGAGGCCAGCGCGCGGGCGCTGAGCCTCCAAACGCTTCACGACCTTCTCCCACTCAATCGCAATTTCCGGATCCACTGCTCTCGGATTCAGGGCAAGCGCCATCTTTGAGGCGTGCGCCAAAGCGGGTGCGTAATCCACATCTGCCTTCTCTACGAAATCACGCACGATCTTGAGGGCAAGAGTGGGATTCTGCATATCAAAGCCTGTGAACTCGATACGTCCTTTTCCCGATTTGTTGTAGTCTCGCATCCACAGCACCATGTCGAGCACTTCCTGTGTGTCCCACAGCGTGAGCGGACCTTTGAGAAGCTTCGCCGGATCGCCCTCTCCCTTGAGGACGAAATCGTTCAGGCGATACGACTCTGGCATGCTCGCTTCGAGTGAGAAGATCGAAAAGCCCATCTGTGTAACGAGGAACTCCAGCATCCGGTGCTTCAGATGGAAGAATTCCCGTGTGCCATGCGTTGCTTCGCCGAGCGCCACAATGCGCGCATCACCCACGATCTTCTTCAGCGGCTCCATGTCCTCAAACCCGTGCCCTGCAACCGGCGTTGCCAGCGGGATTGCAGCGCGGCGAATCCACTCTGAGACGGCATCGGATGGACTCGGCGTCATGGGGAGGTTGCTCTTCGTATTCTGGGCAAGTGCAAGGGCTGCACCGGCAGTTGCTGCCAAGGCGGCACGTCGAGAGAGTCTCATGCCCATACCAGACGCGGGGCTCTTTTAGAAAGTTTGCCCGGCAGTGGGTACTGCTAAAAATTCGAGTGGGCCGGATCGACACCTTTTGCGACTGATCCTTGGCCGGGGAGCGAGCAGAATCTCCATTCGGATATGCTCAGGTAAATCCAGATCGTGTCCAGTTTAGCGGCAAACGGAGGAGCCCTCCCTGTGAACTATAGATCTCGAAAGGGAAAGGTGGAGCGATGAAGAGAACAGCATTGCTGCGATTCGACGGCGCTGTCGAGCGGGATCCTGCTATCGATGTCTGGATGAAAGAGCATGCCGGTGAATTGGGAGCCATTGCGCATCAATGGTTTGAGGCGATGCGGAAATGCGGAGACGAAGTCCGGGAGCTCTTTCATGACGGCTGTCCAGTTGCCTGTTTGGGAGATGTCCCCTTCGGCTACGTCAATGTATTCACTTCGCATGTCAACGTGGGGTTCTATCAGGGGGCATCGCTGCCGGATCCGGCTCACTTGTTGCAAGGCGCCGGCAAGTTTATGCGCCATGTGAAGATCCGGCCGGGAACGGCCACAAACGCCGCAGCACTACGCCAGCTCATTGATGTGGCTTACTCGGATATCAAGGTGCGCGTCGAACACGGCTAGCACCTGAAGAGGGCAACGCGGGTAGGAACCATCAGATTCGTAACAGTATGTCGTAGTTAGTTGTCGTGGCTGGATTGCCCACGATGCAGGAGCGACCAGACCACAGCGTGGGGCTCGACTTCGGCATCTCATGCGAGCGCCTACCAGGACTGACATACGCTCGCCCGAAACACTTGCCTCCTTCGTTGCGGTACGAAGGACCCTGTCTTACTCGTGCCGCAGAGCCACCAGCGGGTCAATTCGAGACGCTCGCCTTGCCGGCACATAGCCAGCGAGAATCGCGGCGCCGAGGAGGACAGTACCTGCCAGCGCCAGGATTCCCGGATCATTGGGCTGGGTTCCGAACAGCAACGATTTGACAAAGCGGGATGCGCCTAACGCAACAGGCACGCTGATCGCCAGTCCCACTGCGGCCAGGAGGAGAACGCGGCGCAGAACCATCCAGATCATAGCGCCGCGTTTCGCGCCCAGAGCCATACGGATTCCAATCTCACTAACCTGCCGCGCGACGCTGTAGGACATCGTTCCGTAGAGTCCCACACAGGCAGTCAGCAGCGCGAGAACCGCGAAACCCGTGCATAATTTCGCGAACGTGACTTCCCGGCTGATCGTTCGATCAATTTCCGCAGCCTGTGTGACCACCTTAGTGAGGGGTATGGAGGAATCTGCCTCCCGCACGATCTCACGCACATTCCTGACATACAGCAGCGGATCGCCCGTGGTACGCAGCGCATAGGTCATTCCGCCAGGAGAAATCTGGCTGGCCGCCACAAACACGGTCATAGAGCTCTCCTCTTTCAGACTGCCGTGCCGCAGGTTAGCCGACACACCGGTGATTTCGAGATCGCGCTTCTCATCCAGGAACGTGATTCGTCGGCCCACTGGGTTTTCGTTCCCGAAGTAAGTCCGTGCCAGCCGCTCGCTGATGACTGCAACCGGTGTGGAGCCCGGCTGGTCGCGGTCGTCAATCTCACGCCCAGCGAGGACCGGGATCTGCATCGTCGTGAGGAAACGCGGTCCGGCGACCAGGACGCGCGCGCCTTCGACGGTAACAGCGCCGATCTTTATGGGCCCCCTGTATGTGACCCCGGCACGGTCGGCGCTGATGATCGAAGCGTGCGAAAGCGTTGCGCTATTCACTCCAGGGATCGATTCGAAACGTTTGCGCAGATCCGCGTAGAAAGTGGCAATCTCCGGGTCGCGATGCCCGGCCTGCCGCGCATTCAACGAGAACAGAAGGATGTTCTCGCGGGTGTACCCCAGTTGGACGGAGTGCAGCTTATGGAGCGTCTGGACAAACAAACCCGCGGCAACGAGGATGAGAAAAGACATCGCAATTTGGGCAACCACCAGGACGTGCTGCATGCGACGGCGCGATCCGCCCCCGCGGCTAATCTTTAGCTCTGGTATGACGTCCGGACGCGTCGACTGAATCGCTGGGACGAGGCCAAATAACAGGCCACAAACCACGGAGAGCGCCGCCGTCATAGCCAGCACCTTCCAGTTCAATTCCGCGTGCAGCGTAAAGTTCTCCTGCCCCTTGGAGAACAGAAAGGTCAGCGATTGCACGCCCCAGATCGCAAACAAGACCCCGAATGCTCCGCCGAGCGACGCCAACATGACACTCTCGGTCAGCAACTGCCGCACGATGCGGAAGCGCCCCGCTCCCAAGCTGAGCCGGACCGCCATTTCGCGGCGCCGCGCGGCTGCCCGTGCCAGCAGCAGGTTGGCGATGTTTGCGCATGTGATCGCCAGAATCAATCCCACCATCGCCAGGAGCACAGATAGAGGCTTGGAATACTCGCGGCGCAAGCTGCCCAGACCGGCGGCCCCCGGATGCAGCAAGAGCGCGGGCAATTTGACGCGTTCACCGTCGGTCGCCGCCGTGGAGGCAACCCATTGGTGGAAGCGGGGAGCCAGCGCGGCCTGCGCCTGGGCCATGCTGACACCGGGACGCAGGCGGCCCATCATTTCGACCCAATAGTGGTTTCCGTCGCGATAGATGCGCTCCGTTCCGGGTCCGTCCACGAGCAGATTCGTGTGCAATGGAAGGTAAAGGCCCGGCGCCGCCGCCGGGTCGACCCCGAAAAATTCCGGCGGTGCAACGCCGATCACCGTAAAGGGCACGTTATCGACGAGAATCGCTTGTCCAATCGCATTGGACGGCCCTCCAAAGCGCTGCTGGCTTGTCGCAAAACTGATGACGGCGACGGCCGCTGCGCCTGGACGGTCGTCTTCGGAGCCGATCAGCCGTCCCGCAGCCGGCGACACAGCCAACCCGCGAAAATACTCACCGCTGACGTACTCCGCGCTGACGCTCATGGCCTGCCCGCGGATGGACAGGGTACGGTTTCGTCCGTTCACGTATCCGAAAAGCGTCGAAAAGACGGGATTGTCCTCGCGTAGCGTCTCGAACGCCCCATACGGGAATATCCCGGTGACCACGGCGCCTTTGGCGCCCTGCCAGAAAAGGCCGGATACCGAATGGACAACGTGCACCCAATCCTTACTCGCGCCCTGGGGCGGCTGGCTATGCCAGTTCAAAACCACCAGCGACTCAGGATCGGCCACCGGCAGCGAGCGCAACAGAATCGACTCCATAAAACTGTAGATCGCAGTATTGGCCCCGATGCCGAGCGCCAGCGACAAGACCGCCAAAGCGCTGAATGCCTTGTTGGTGGCCATGGTCCGAAAGCCATAGCGGATATCCTGACCCAGTTCCGACCAGAATCGTGTCAGCCAAATCTCCCGTGACTCTTCGTGCTTGAGGCCGAGGTTGCCAAATCGCCGGCGTGCTTCCGCCCGGGCGTGATCTGCCGTCATCCCGTCTGCTTCCAGTTCCGCGGCTCTTTCCGCCAGATGGAGTTCCAGTTCTTCACGCAGCGTCTCGCTGCGCCTGGCGCTTTCTATCCAATACTTCAACCGTCGGAACATGTCCGTCACTCCGTTCCCATCACGCGCGCGATCGCGAGCGTGAGTTTGGCATACTGCCGGGTTTCAACGGCTAGCTGTTTGCGGCCAGCCGCCGTAATGGTGTAGATCCTCGCCCGCCGATTGTTCGACGTCACGCCCCAGACACCGTCGATCCAGCCGTTGAGCTCCAGCCGTTGGAGGGCGGGATACAACGAGCCCTCCTCGACAAGGAGTTCATTGTCGGAGGATTGTTGGATGAACTGGACGATGCCGTATCCATGGAGGTCGCGCAGCGACAGCGTCCGCAGAATCAACATGTCCAGGGAACCGGGTAATGAATCGTTCTTTTGCGCCTTGCGTCCCATACCAAGAATTCTTAGCTTATGGCCACGAGAATGCGCGCGTCAAGTTCAGGTTGTTTAGCCCTCGAGCCGCTGATGGTTTGGGCAAGTGGTGCGCATGCCCTGTCAACCGGAGATGATCCGATGAACGAGAAGTCGCCACGGCCTCTGTCTCGATTGCTCCTGGATCACGCGCGATTCGCCAATGGACAGCTAGCCGGCGACTTCGCCAGAAGTGGAGCACCCGTGCCCGCGCTGCGAAAATTGAAGGGAAGCACGCTGTATGCTCCTGATTCCAAAAGCATCACTTTAGGTGGATTCCGTCATTGCGAGCGCGATGTCCAGGCATACCCTTGCCATCGTTGGATCGTCGAAGCCTCGTGTTGAGAATCAGGAAATCGCGCCCGGTGTGGCCCAAGAACACGTTGTGGTTTTTCCTACCGGCGCGACATCGCAGTTTGCGCCTCAGAAATTCCAAGCGATGCCGAAAGGTCGAAGCGCGTACACTGGTCGAGCGACTCGACCCTAAACCGGCGGTTTTCGTGGACTCTCCGATCGATCTCGCGGCGATCGTTCTACCGCCATAGCCCGGTGCGGAGGATTGCTTTGCCGTGTTGGACCAACAAGCAGCGATGCGGACGAAGGCTGCGCAAGTTGGCGCACTCGGCTCCCCATGGGCATGCAAGATTCTGCTCGGCCCAAACTACATGGCCACGCCAGAGCACTTTTTCGGCCCCTTGGACAGGAATGCCGGCATGAACCCTGGCAGGATTTCACGGTGCTTATGAAATGGACCACCAGCCAGGGCCGATAGTGTGCTTTTTCGAAAGAAAGTAACGATGGCTCGCGTAATATACCCCGATCAAAATCCATGCTCAATCACGCGCGATGCGGAGGTTGAGCGATGATTCCCGAACAGTCGAGAGTAGGACGGTTTCAATTCTGGAGTTGCATCGACAGTCTGATGCCGCTCGCGTGTTCGGGGCGGAATATGAGGGCAAATACGAAGAGCCTCCCAGGAGGGGAGGCTCAGACTTGCATTCGAATTTGATATCGATCGACTAAAGACTGGAACTGGAGCTGGAGCGCACTCGACCGGCGCCGAGGAGTCTCAGATCGCTGTCGGTGAGGCTGTCATGACGTTCGTCGAAAACCTTCCAGAGTTCGTCTTTTCCAGATACGAGCAGGTCGGTTCCGGCTTCAGCCCACTTGCCCAGATTCTCCATGCGGCTCTCGCCAAGATCCACCAGTTCGGCAATCTTGAGATTGTAATGGTCGACGCGGTAGTAGGCGTAAGCTGCGGCCTTGAACGCATTGAGCCAGTCCTGACAGGAGATTTCACCTGATCCGGAATCGGCCTGATTCAGTTTCCGGAGAGCGGCGTCGAGTTCCTGATAGGCAGCCTTCTGCTTTGTGATGTTGGAATCGATCTTTGTCGCCAATTCAGACAAGGACTTGGACATGAACTTTGCGTTCACTGCGCTGGCAGACTCGCCTTCGGCTTTGAAAACACCCGCCTTGAGGCGCTTTTGACGGATCTTGGCGCTGATCTTGTCGACTCCAAAGCTGAGCACACTCCCAACCAAGGGAACTCTTCCGGCGAGAAACCGGATCGCCATGGTGGGCGACTTGCGCATCATCTTGCGGCCGGTAAATCGAGCGCTCGTCTGGAGGCGGCTGGTGAAGTTGTGGCTGTTCCGCCAGGCGGCGGCTTCCGCCTCCTCCATGATCTGGTTGAATTCATCTTGGCTTGGCATTGTGTGGGTACGCACAGCTTATCACTGCCATGGAGAAAGCAACTACAAGCCCAAAGAAAAGGCACTAGCGATTGATTCAGATCGATTAAGAAATTTATGAAAAAACAAATAACCTAAGGCATTTCACCTATTCACCCTAGAGCCATCCGTCTAGAAAAAACAAAAATATTCATGGCCAGATTGTTACGAATTGGACGGGCGCTCGCCCGTCCAATTCGTTGCATGTGCTAGAACGCGAAGCGGAGACCGAGTTCGACCACTCGCGGGGCGCTCACCGAGGTGATTTTTCCGAAGGTGGTTGTATTCAACTGCGTCGTGTCCGGGTTGTTCAGATTCGCGTGGTTGAACAGATTGTAGAACGAGGCCCGGAATTCAAGACGCCGGCGCTCCGTAAAGCGGAGTTGCTTTTGCAGTGCCAGGTCGGTGTTCCAGGTGCCAGGACCACGCATGAAGCCGATGCCTGTATTGCCGAAAGTTCCGGGGGCGTTTTGCGCGAAAGCGGCCGGGTTGAACCAGGCGCTCATCTGGTCCTGACGGCTGCGGTCGCCGGAAAGGTGCCAGTTGCCGATGACGTCCGCCGTGTCGCCGCCAATGGCGCTGAGGGAATTGTCACGGCCGGCGCGGATGGTGAGCGGCGATCCACTGACCGCATTGGCGATGCCGCTCAACTGCCAGCCACCAATCGTGTAGCGCTGCCATTTGGGAGAGCCTGCATTCGCAAACGGCAGATCCCACATCGCCGAGACGATGAAGTTGTGCGTTCGATCGAGGCCAAGCGGACCGTAGTCCGATTGGTAGTTGTAGGGATTGCGCGGGCCGTTGCTGCCTTCGCCATTTGAGACGTTCACGCCCATCGCCTTGGACCAGGTGTAGGAGCCGAGGACACTGAAGCCTTTCGCATATCGACGGTTCATCACCACTTGCATCGCATTGTAGTTGGAGCTGAAGGCGCTGAGCGTGTTGTTGATCTGACCGAACTGCGGGTAGAGACGGCGGGTCTGGGTGTTCGCAATCGTGGACTGGCCGGGGATGTATTGCGCAAAGTTCGATTCGACCGTCGAGAAGAGGTTCACCGAGGAGCTGCCGATGTAGTTTAGTTCGAGCGCAGTTCCTTTTCCGATCGCCTGTTGCAGCGAGAGGCTCCATTGGTAATCGGACTGCGTCTTGAAGGGTAGGCTCCAGGTGGTTTCGTTCGCGGTGGGAACGAAGTCGGCATTTTTGAGGTTGGCGCCCGAGGGACGCGGGAAGGGGCTAACGCCGTTGAAGGGCGCATTGGCGAAGATGTTGTAGGCATCGCCGCTGACAACGGTGAGATCGGTGGTGTAAGGCTGGATCAGCGTAAAGCGGTTGAGGCTGATGCCACGGGTCATCGGGACGAAGTACTTGCCACCGCCGAGGCGGATGGAAGTTTTGCCGTCGCCGAAGACGTCCCAGGCGATGCCGAGACGCGGCGCGATGTTATTCCAGCGGCTGCCGACCACACTCTGCGGGACGTTGGGGTCGCCTGCGAAGAGCAGTCCTTGCGGGGCCTTGGGGAAGAGCTGCGATTGCTTGCCGGGGGCGAAGAGCATCATCTGGCCGTCTTCAGAGACATAGCCGTTGTAGGGTTCCCAACGGACGCCGATGTTGAGGGTGACGCGGCGGCTGAGCCGGAAGTCGTCGTGTGCAAAGAGGGCCGGGAGATTCTGGCGCACGCGCGAGGTGAGTCCGGTGACCTGGCGGTAGGAGTTGAATTTGCCGAGCAGGAAGTCGGCTGCGGCGTTGCCCGATTGCGCGCCGGTGAATTGGATGTTGCCGCCGGACTGCCAGTTCTGCAGCTCATTGACGCGGTTGCGGTAATACTCAAAGCCGAAGCTCATCGAGTGTCGGCCTTTGTTCCAGGACAGCGTGTTGTTGATGTGGGTGGTGGGCATGATGTCACGCGTGGGCGCGCCGGTACCGGCCGAGACAAAGCCCGAGATGCCGAGAACCGATTCGGGCGTGAGTCCGAAGCCGGTGTTGATGTTGGCAATGCTGATGGGCAAGCCGAGCCCGGTGAGCGAGAAGTCCTTGCGGGTGAGGAGGCCGAAAGCGCTGCGGACATAGCTCATGCGGAAGGAGTTGACGAGCGACGGCGAGAAGATGTGGTCTTCGCCGAGAGTGTAGTTCTGGAAGCGGGTGGGGAGATCGCAGAGCCAATCGGCAGCAACGCTCGCGCAGGGTTGCACTTGCGGGACGTCGTTATAGAAGGCGCGGAAGTTGATCTTGTCCTTTTCGCTAATGGTGTAATCGAGGCGGCCGATGATCTGGTTCTGGTCGAGACGGTTGCCGCTGGGCGCGAAGCTGTAGAAGTTGGTGGCGTCGTTGGCGCGCGGGAGGTATTTCGCCATGAAGGTGTTGGCAAAGGGGCGGATGCGACTGGCCGGGATCTGGTTGTTGGGGAAGACGGCGCCGGGATTGTCGGGGTCGCGGATGACGGTGCTTTGGCCGGAGAAGTTGCCGAGACGCTCGGCATCGTTCAAGGTGCGGTAGCGGGTGTCGCTGGGGGTGCCGCGGGTCTTGGTTCCCTGGTAGCCGAAGAAGAAGAATAGTTTGTTTTTGACGATGGGGCCACCGAAGGTGCCGCCGTATTGGTTGCGTTTGAAGTCTGCGCGCTTGGCAGCAAAGAAGTAGCGGGCATCGAGTTGGGTGTTGCGAATGAACTCGAAGGCGGAGCCGTGGAATTCATTGGTTCCGGAGCGGGTGACGGCCGAAACCGAGGAGGTGCCGCGGCCGAAGGCGGCCGAGTAGTTGCGGGTGGTGGTGGTGAATTCCTGGAGAGCGTCGGGATTGGGATACTCGTTCGCAATCGAGTAGAAGGAGTTCATGTTGTAGCCACCATCGAGCGTGAAGTTCATGTCGATGTTACGGCCGCCGGAAGTGCTGAAGGTGGACTGCGTCGCGCCGAATTGGCCGCCGGTGCCTGCGTTAACGACGCCGGGCAAGAGGGCGACGAGTTGGAGAGCGTTGCGGCCATTGAGGGGCAGTTGCTCGATGCGCTTGCTGTCCATGAGTTGGGAGACGGAACTGGTGGAGGTGACGACGGGCGGAGGCGTGCCTTCGACCTCGACGGTCTCGCTGACGCTGCCGATTTCGAGTTTGGGACGCACGGTGAGCTGCTGACCGACGGTGAGTTGGAGAGGACCGAGATGGAGTTCGCGAAAGCCTTGGGCGGTGACGTTGATCGAGTATTCGCCGCGGGGAAGATCGATGAAATTGAAGAAGCCTTCGGCGCTGCTTTGGGTATGCCGCGTTTCACCGGTTTGGGTGTTTCGTAGGACGAGGTTGGCGCCGGGTAGAGCGGCTTGGGTGGAGTCGGTAACGGTTCCATTGATGGAGCCGTTGACTTGCGCCAGCAACATTGCTGGCAGAAATATCGCTAAGTATAGACTACAGAGTCTAAATATGTTCATGATGCCCTCCTGAAGAGCAACTGCAGATTCTTGCTGGGACAATATCACATTCGAGGGGCAGGTTCTTCGTTGGAGGCCACAGAATTGCTTCATTTAAGGTCGCCTGGAAACCTCTTAAGCAATTGAAAATAATTGAGATATTTGCTCGGTAGTTTTATCCCTTCGTTTTTGGTGTCTAGGTGAGTTTTGGGATCGGAGGGCGACGAGACATCTACTGCTTATTTCAGTTGATCTCCTCCGGAGGGTGCTGCAGCAGGAGTGCAAGAGGATTTTCTGGGAAATCCATTTAGGAATCGGTGACCGGGTTGCGAGTGTTTCGCGAGTTGGAGATCACGCCGTGCGGGCTCTTGTTAGAGCACGCCACTCAAACGCGAGGCTGCCTGGAGCACGGCCGACAAGTAGAGACACAGGACGGCCAAAGCGGCACAATCGACCAGCCTCAAGCTTTGTGGAGCCTGCCTGAGCGTCATTTTCGAATGGCAGCGCGCGCGAACTCGCTTCTCCCAATCGGCGCTGGGTTTGACAGTTCGCAAGTTGGCCAAGCGTTCAATCACTTGATCTTCGCGATTCGTCATTGGATCACCTCATTCGAAAGGATGCCGCTAGGCAGTTCCTGGTCCTTCAATCGTTGCGCGAGTAGGGCGCGAGCGCGACTCAGGCGTTGGCGCAGGGCTTCCGGGGAGACGCCACAGACGAGGGCGGCATCTAAGGGGCGCAGGCCTTCATAGCCAACCAGCAAGAGGACTTCCCGGTATTTGGGCGGCAACTCCATGAGAGCTGTTTCGAGCCGCTGTTCCAATTCATCGACAACCGCTAAGTCGAGCGGCGAGGACGGGGCGCCGCTTTGGCATAAGGATATCCAATCGCGCGCTTCAGCTTGTTCGCGGGATCTGGAACGGTAGTCGCTGAGGAACAAGTTGCGTGCGACGGTGAAGAGCCAGGGTCCGAGCCGGGTGTCGGGGGCGAGCGTCTTTCCGTTGGAGACCAATCGCAACCAGGTTTCTTCCAGTAAATCCTCGGCAGCGCTGCGGTTTCTTGTCATGCGCAGGAGGAAGTTGAAGAGGCGCAAGTTATAGGCATCGTAGATCGCGTCAAAAGCACGGACATCACCAGCCCGCAACTGTTGGACAAGCGCGACTTCCTGTTCTCGCTCCATAGGAAGCATAACGCCAACCAAGCTTGTTCGTGACAGCTGTCACGAGTTGCGGCTTGCGGCGTTATTCCCAAGTGTAGTCACTGTGACAACAAGTAAGGAGAATCGATATGCGTGGAATTGTTGGAGCGAGCATGGCTTCGCTTTTGGGTTTACTGATTTGCGTGGCGCCGACCCTGGTTGGCGTCTGGTATGCGATTCGGCCGAGCGAGCGGGGGTTGGCGCTGATGAAGCCGCTGACGCTGGCCGCCACGTTTTCGGCGCTCTGTGGACTTGTCTTGGCGATTGCGAATGGCGCTCTCGTTGCCAGCACATTGGCCGATATAAATCTGGCGGGCGTCCGGCTGATAGGAGCCGTTCTGTCGGAAGGGCTTGCGCC is part of the Bryobacter aggregatus MPL3 genome and encodes:
- a CDS encoding ABC transporter permease; this translates as MFRRLKYWIESARRSETLREELELHLAERAAELEADGMTADHARAEARRRFGNLGLKHEESREIWLTRFWSELGQDIRYGFRTMATNKAFSALAVLSLALGIGANTAIYSFMESILLRSLPVADPESLVVLNWHSQPPQGASKDWVHVVHSVSGLFWQGAKGAVVTGIFPYGAFETLREDNPVFSTLFGYVNGRNRTLSIRGQAMSVSAEYVSGEYFRGLAVSPAAGRLIGSEDDRPGAAAVAVISFATSQQRFGGPSNAIGQAILVDNVPFTVIGVAPPEFFGVDPAAAPGLYLPLHTNLLVDGPGTERIYRDGNHYWVEMMGRLRPGVSMAQAQAALAPRFHQWVASTAATDGERVKLPALLLHPGAAGLGSLRREYSKPLSVLLAMVGLILAITCANIANLLLARAAARRREMAVRLSLGAGRFRIVRQLLTESVMLASLGGAFGVLFAIWGVQSLTFLFSKGQENFTLHAELNWKVLAMTAALSVVCGLLFGLVPAIQSTRPDVIPELKISRGGGSRRRMQHVLVVAQIAMSFLILVAAGLFVQTLHKLHSVQLGYTRENILLFSLNARQAGHRDPEIATFYADLRKRFESIPGVNSATLSHASIISADRAGVTYRGPIKIGAVTVEGARVLVAGPRFLTTMQIPVLAGREIDDRDQPGSTPVAVISERLARTYFGNENPVGRRITFLDEKRDLEITGVSANLRHGSLKEESSMTVFVAASQISPGGMTYALRTTGDPLLYVRNVREIVREADSSIPLTKVVTQAAEIDRTISREVTFAKLCTGFAVLALLTACVGLYGTMSYSVARQVSEIGIRMALGAKRGAMIWMVLRRVLLLAAVGLAISVPVALGASRFVKSLLFGTQPNDPGILALAGTVLLGAAILAGYVPARRASRIDPLVALRHE
- a CDS encoding TonB-dependent receptor → MLLAQVNGSINGTVTDSTQAALPGANLVLRNTQTGETRHTQSSAEGFFNFIDLPRGEYSINVTAQGFRELHLGPLQLTVGQQLTVRPKLEIGSVSETVEVEGTPPPVVTSTSSVSQLMDSKRIEQLPLNGRNALQLVALLPGVVNAGTGGQFGATQSTFSTSGGRNIDMNFTLDGGYNMNSFYSIANEYPNPDALQEFTTTTRNYSAAFGRGTSSVSAVTRSGTNEFHGSAFEFIRNTQLDARYFFAAKRADFKRNQYGGTFGGPIVKNKLFFFFGYQGTKTRGTPSDTRYRTLNDAERLGNFSGQSTVIRDPDNPGAVFPNNQIPASRIRPFANTFMAKYLPRANDATNFYSFAPSGNRLDQNQIIGRLDYTISEKDKINFRAFYNDVPQVQPCASVAADWLCDLPTRFQNYTLGEDHIFSPSLVNSFRMSYVRSAFGLLTRKDFSLTGLGLPISIANINTGFGLTPESVLGISGFVSAGTGAPTRDIMPTTHINNTLSWNKGRHSMSFGFEYYRNRVNELQNWQSGGNIQFTGAQSGNAAADFLLGKFNSYRQVTGLTSRVRQNLPALFAHDDFRLSRRVTLNIGVRWEPYNGYVSEDGQMMLFAPGKQSQLFPKAPQGLLFAGDPNVPQSVVGSRWNNIAPRLGIAWDVFGDGKTSIRLGGGKYFVPMTRGISLNRFTLIQPYTTDLTVVSGDAYNIFANAPFNGVSPFPRPSGANLKNADFVPTANETTWSLPFKTQSDYQWSLSLQQAIGKGTALELNYIGSSSVNLFSTVESNFAQYIPGQSTIANTQTRRLYPQFGQINNTLSAFSSNYNAMQVVMNRRYAKGFSVLGSYTWSKAMGVNVSNGEGSNGPRNPYNYQSDYGPLGLDRTHNFIVSAMWDLPFANAGSPKWQRYTIGGWQLSGIANAVSGSPLTIRAGRDNSLSAIGGDTADVIGNWHLSGDRSRQDQMSAWFNPAAFAQNAPGTFGNTGIGFMRGPGTWNTDLALQKQLRFTERRRLEFRASFYNLFNHANLNNPDTTQLNTTTFGKITSVSAPRVVELGLRFAF
- a CDS encoding PadR family transcriptional regulator, whose product is MGRKAQKNDSLPGSLDMLILRTLSLRDLHGYGIVQFIQQSSDNELLVEEGSLYPALQRLELNGWIDGVWGVTSNNRRARIYTITAAGRKQLAVETRQYAKLTLAIARVMGTE